The Ignavibacteria bacterium genome contains the following window.
AATTTCCTTTATATTCTTTGTTAATTATTTTCCTAAGTATCTCTATGAATTCATCGATTTCTTCTCTGGTGTTGTAAATTCCAAAACTTGCACGAACAGCTCCGGGCAGATTTGAGCGATCACCAGCCAGAATTTTTTCCTTCATTAATTCATATTCTTCTTTGCTTACTTTGAGGAGTTTCTTTACATAAGGATGGGCACAAAAACATCCGTTGCGTACTCCCACGCCTCCTTCATAACAAAGAATGGCTGCAACGAGTGAATGATACATCTCCTGAACATTAAAAGTCAAAACTCCGAGTTTATTTTCAAAACTTGCAAAATGTTTTGGACCTAATAAATCTACTTTTTCAAGTTCATTTATCTTTTTGAATGCATATTCGGTTATTTCCATTTCGTGCTGAGCGACATTATCCATTCCAATTTTTTCAAGCATTTGAATCGCACAAGCTAAAGCGACTGCGCCGATTAGATTTGGAGTTCCAGCTTCTTCACGATCTGGAAGATGAGTCCATTTGACTTCTGTTTCTGAAACAAGATCAACTGTTCCACCGCCAACCTGATCAGGATCGCCTTCATTGAAGATAGATTTTGGACCAATTAAAACGCCTGTTCCAAAAGGTGCATACATTTTGTGAGCTGAAAAAACAAGAAAATCTATGTGCTGTGCATCTTCGTCTGGCTTCATATCAATCTTTCGATGTGGGATTAATTGAGCAGCATCGACTAAAATTTTTGAGCCATATTTATGTGCCAGCTCGGCAATTTGATGAATTGGATTCACAAGTCCAGTTACATTGGCTGCACCTGTAATGGCAACAAGTTTAAGTTGTTTCTGATATTTTTTGATTTTTTCTTCAAGGTCATTTAAATCAAGAGTCCCGTCTTCATTAACATTGGAGTGAATTAAAGTTGAGTATTTTCTCCACGGCAAATCATTTGAGTGATGATCCATCAAAGAACAGATTACAACATCATCTTTTTGAAGATTTAATCGATTAGCTACTTTGTTAATAGCTTCAGTTGTGTTCTTTGTGTAAATGACTGTATTGTTCTCAAGATTTGCATTCACAAATCTGGCGACAATCTCTCGACTATCGTCATAAGCTTTTGTTGCAACAAGTGATTTTATTCCAGCACCACGATGTACTCCCGAATACCATTCAAGAATTTCGTTAACAGCGTCTCTGATAAAAGTAAAAGTCGGAGTGCTTGCAGCGTTGTCAAAGTAAATGTATTGTTTTTCAGTTCCATCGAGGAGTTTGACTTTTTTATTGATGCCAACTAAGTAGTTTCGGACATTTTGAATTGAAAGATCGGAGGGAAATAAGTTTTTTGAACAACACATATATCACTCGATTTAGTTCAACATCTAATTCAAAAATAAGAAAGTGAACAATTAAAATTTTTTTGATTAAGAGAAAAATAAAGGTAACAACGAACTATAGAATGGACTATTAATCAAAGGCAGAATTTAAATTGTGAAGTATCTTTTTTCAAAATTTTGTTTGAGCTTTTTTGTCTTTACTGTTGAAAATGTTTTGAGGTTTGAAATTGATTTAACCGGAATAATGCCGTGCAAAGAGTTGGTTAGAAAAACTTCGTCTGCTTTCTCAAGTTCATCTTTATGAACGGTTGTTTCAATCACCTGAATATCTTTTTCCTTTAGAAAATCAATTAATATTTTTTTGGCAATTCCAGGTAAAACACCGCACTCAGTTGCTGGGGTTTTAATTGTAAAACTTTTTTTATCATCATCATCAAAAATTAGAAAGATATTTGTTCTCGAACCCTCAAGTATATGATCTTCGTTATCCAAAAAGATTACTTCATCGAAATTTTGTGTGCGAGCTTTATTAAATGCATAAATATAATGGAAAGCGTTTGTTGTCTTATATTTTCTAATTTCATCTCCATGTAATAAAATGTGATCAAAGTCTATCATTATCTTCGCTTTATCTTTAAATGTTGGTTTGAATGGAAGGATTTCATAAGTCACCACTGGCTTCGTCGGTTCACCCTGTAATGAATATGTTATTCGAATTCGAGCATCGTTTAAACTTTTTTTGTTTAATTGCATCATTATTTTTTCATAGACTTCAGGCGGATCAAGCGGCTGTAGATCAAAAACTGAAAGTGTATAATTCAACCTGAGCATATGTTCGGTAAAGAAAATAATGTTCTTATTAATTGCCCGCATTGTTTCATAAAAGCCAAAGCCAAATTTGTAAGCTGAATTTGTATATGGATCTATTACCTGTTTCACTTTGAATCTAAAATTGCTGCAAAAATTTTTTTCCCTTTTTGAAGAGTTTCTTCGTATTCTTTTTCTGAATCGCTGTCGTAGACTATTCCGCCGCCTAAATTGAAATAAAGTTTTCCATTATCATAAACTATAGTTCTGATTGCAATATTAAATCTTGAATTTCCATTTAAGTCAATGTAACCAATTGAACCTGTGTAAACTCCTCTTTTACATTTTTCAAGTTCATCAATTATCTCCATTGATCTTTTCTTTGGTGCCCCGGTTATTGATCCGCCAGGGAATATTGCCTCAATTAAATCAAAAACATCTTTCCCTTCTGCTAATTCGCCCTCAATTTCTGAAACAAGATGATGTACCGACGCATAAGTTTCGATTTTTTTCAAAGAATTTACTCGAACACTTCCTGCCTTTGAAACTTTACCCAGATCATTTCTTTCGAGATCAACTATCATTGTAAGTTCTGCCGTGTCTTTTTCACTATTCAATAGTATTGATTTTAATTCATTGTCTTCTTCGGTTGATTTCCCTCGCCGTATTGTGCCTTTAATTGGTTTGGTAATTACTTTTTTATTAACTAAATCAAAAAGTAATTCAGGTGAAGAGCTCAATATCCATTGATTTTCGTCAACGCATATTAAAGCACTGAATTGCGCTGGATTGGTCTCCCTCAGTCTTGAATAAATTTGAATTGGATCTTCATCTGTTTCACAAAAAAATTGCTGCGAAAGATTTACCTGATAAATTTCGCCCGCTTCGATGTATTCCTTTGCTTGTTTAACTGTACTGATATATTCTTCTTTTGAAAAATTTGATTTGATTTCCGGTTTGCGTCGGCTTGATGTAAAATTTTTTTTCTTTTCAAATCTTCTAAAAATAAAATCTAAAAATTCCTTTGGCTCTCTTATTGAATAAACGGTGTATTTAGTTGTAAGGTGATCATAAACTAAAACTGACTCAAAAAATCCGAAGAAGAGATCTGGTAAATTTGTGTTTGATGGTTTAGTACTCTGAACATTTTCGAGCATCATTCCAAAATCATAAGCAATATATCCTGCAAATCCGATTTGAAATTTTTCATAATCAGAGATTAAAGCAGGATGTTCTTTTTTCAATTGATAATAAGTTTGCTTGATTATCTTAATCGGGTTAGTTGTTTCAAAGGTTTCTGTGCTTTGATTCTGTTTGGTTAGAAGGTTGTTAGTGAACGAGAAAATGAAAGATGGTTCAATCACTAAGATTGAATAACGATTGTAAGGAACATTTTGAAGTGCAGAGTCAAAAAACATCCAGCCTCGTTCTGGTTTTATTCGGCTGAAAAGTTCAAACGGAGTGATGTTTAAACTTACTTCAAACTTGTTTATCATAGTTGTGATTAAACTTCTGGCAATTGGCAGGAACCAGATTCGTATTTATTGCCATATCGAGCAAAAATTTCTTTTTGAATTTCATTAAAATCATCGATACTCAGAATTGCCTGTGAATGTTCAAAAAGCTCTCTTTCCTCGAATCTAATATGTTCATTTAATGCTTTTGCAATTTCTTTTAAGATTGATTTAATCTTTTGAAAATCTGAATTTTCTTTTTTTAAGAGCAGAAACAGACTATGAATTAAAATGTGATCATCAAGGGTTTTTCTAATCAAATCTGAGTTTACATTTTGATTAAGAATCATTCTTGGCAAAAGACATTCTTCTTCTGCTCTGAAGTGAGGAAGCAAATCTTTCTCATAATGATTTATAGTTTCAATCCTTTTTTGTGAAATTTCCTTATCTGACAATGTATCGATATACTTTTGAATATTAAATGCTTCTAAAAGAGTATTCCGATGATCCCAGGAGAGATAATGAATTTGTTCAAAGCGTTTCATAAGAAAATCAGGATTGAGTAACCATTTCTTCTTTTCTATAAACTTTCAAAATGTTGTAAAGCGTATCTCTTTGTGCAGCATCAAAGCCAGCACCATGAATAAGATCAATTACTTCGTCAGTTGAACTTTTATTAATGAAATTTGCTGCGGCGTGAACATTTTCTTCTTCAAGTGTTCCGCCAAAATCATCGGCACCAAAGTGTAAAGCGACCTGACCAATTTTCTTACCTTCACTGAACCAGCTCGCCTGTATGTGTGGAAAATTATCGAGATAAATTCTTGAAATCGCTATCATCTGTAAATAACGATATGGCGAAGCAAAAGATTTTATATGTTTTTCGAGGGGAGTATTTTCAGGTTTGAAACTCCAGGGTATGAATGCTGTAAATCCACCAGTTTCATCCTGAAGTTTTCGAATACTATCTAAATGAATGACAATATCTTCATCAGTTTCGATGTGACCAAACATCATTGTTGCTGTCGTTTTATATCCGAGCAAATGAGCTTCTCTCATCACATTGAGCCAATCGGCACTTGTACCTTTTTTCTTGCTGATTTTTCTTTTAACTCGATCACTTAAAATTTCTGCACCACCGCCAGGAATTGTATTCAAACCTGCTTCTTTTAATTTCACGAGAACTTCACGCACTGATAAACCGCTGACTTCACTCATTCCAATAATTTCGGATGTTGAAAAGAAGTGAGGATGAATCTCTGGAACTTCTTTTCGAGTTCTTTCAACAAGTTCAAGATAATAATCGAATGGTAAATCGGGATTTACTCCGCCCTGAAGCAGAACAGTAGTTACTCCTCTTCGTGCAGCATCTTTAAATTTTTGAATCATTTCATCTACTGAGTAAGTGTAAGCATCGGGTTCATCACGATGGCGATAAAATGCACAGAAAGTACAATCGATTTCGCACACATTTGTATAATTTGGATTGGTATCGATAACAAAGGTCACATAACTTTCCGGATTATGTCTGAAACGAATTTCGTTTGCCGTTTCACCGAGTTCAAGTATATCGTTGTATTTAAGAAGTTGTAAACATTCATCATTCGTAATTCTTTCACCATTCAATGCTTTCTGAAGTATATCTTTTGTGTTCATAAAACAATATCCTTAAGTTGATAATTAAAACAATTAAAGTCTGAAATGTAATTTTCTATTAACCTCAATAATGCTTCAATTAAAAGATTTTTCCTCGATCAAATTTTTCTGATTAAGTTTCAGATACAAATCTTTGAAAATATTAATAGCTCTTAATTCATCTTCGCCTAAACGATAAACTATATTATTTAAATAATCTTTAATCTCTTCTTTGCTCAAACCAATTTTTGAATTGTAAAATTCTTCGATAACAGTTTCTGTAGAGAAGAATTTATTCAGTGCGTCATTAAGCAATTCATTCAATGCATCGACTTTTTGTTGAGCGATATCTTTCTTAAAAGCCCATACTGCAAAAACAAATGGGAGCTTTTGCCATTCATACCAGAGTTGTGCAAGGTCATAAACATAATCAAAGCCTTCAATTTTATGTTTCATAAATCTAAGTGCATCGTCACCAATTGTTAAGAAAGCATCAAAGTTCGGTAGATTTTTTTCTCGAGCTGATATCTTTTCTCTAACATAAACAACATCTAATCCATATCTCATTTCAAGCAGAACTTGAAGCAATCGAAACGAAGTGGAAGTTTCGTCAGTTACAGCGATGCTTTTCTTGTCGAGTTTTTCGATCGGATGTTTTGAATAAAGAATTACACTTTTAACATTTTTATTTCCAACAATTCCGTATTTAAGAAAAGAATAATCATTTTCTCGTTCAAAGTAATCAACAAGTGAAACAATTCCAGCATCAATGTTTCCATCTTTAAATAAAAATCCAAGTTGACGAGGTGGAGCAGGAAAAATTTTATATTCTCTGTTATCTAAAAATTTAAAGAATGGCAATGTGTTCAAATAAGATACTCGCCCAATGATATTGTTTGAATGCAGCTTTACTGGTTTATAGAAAATATCTCGTTCAACCGGAATTTTATTGGCATCGTTAATGATTTTAATAAGTTTGTTTTTAGCAAGTTGCATTGGCGAGATTGCACCGGCATCGTGAGCAATCCTTTCTCCGCCAACTGTCCCATCCATATCATCAGCACCAAAATTTAATGCAACAGCTGCAAGTTCTTCGGTCAACATAACCCAGTAAGCTTTAATGTGATCAAAATTATGAAGCATCAATCTCGAAACAGCAATTGTTTTTAAATCATCAATTGCAGAAGTGAATTGATTTCTCGGTTTAATTCCAGTATCGCCGGGTTGAAAAGCGAGCGGGATGAAAGATAAAAATCCACCTGTTTCTTTTTGTAAATCTCTTAATAAGAGAAAATGTTTTACTCTTTCTTCAATTGTTTCGATGTGACCGTAAAGTAAAGTTGCATTCGACCTAATTCCAAGTTGATGGGCTGTTTTATGAATCTCGAGCCAGCGTTTTGCGCCGATTTTCTGATTGAAAAGAAGCCGTCGAACTCGTTCGGAAAAAACCTCAGCGCCACCACCGGGCAAAGTTCTTAAACCAGCTTCTTTTAATTCAAGTAAAACTTCTTCGATAGATTTTTTAAATTTCTTCGAAAAGAAATCAATCTCAACTGCTGTAAAAGCTTTAACATCAATTCTTGGAAAATGCTTTTTAATCTCGCGAACCATATTTACATAGTAATCCCATTCCCAATCTGGATGCAATCCACCGGTAATGTGAACTTCGAGCAGTTCCGGATTTAATTTTTCTAAAATTGCTTCAATTGTCATCTCATAAGCTTCGGGAGAATTTTTCTTAACAGCAAAATCACAGAATTTACACGAAAGGACACAGATATTAGTCGGTTCAATTTTCTGATTTACAACAAAGTAAACCGCCTCACCACTTTTTTCTCTTTGAAGCCAGTGAGCCATCTTGCCAATTGAAAGTAAATCAGGTGAATTATAGAGAGTAATTCCATCTTCAAATGTTAACTCCTGACCACTCTGAACTTTTTCCCAAATTGGAATAAGACTTTTATCCTTAAAGTTTATCATAATTTTTCCATTTTTAACTTTACAAAATTCTTGAATAATTGGTAACTAAATCAATTTACAAATTTTTCCATATAAAAAAGTTTTTGATAAAGCATAACTTATTTTGATACTAAAAAATTCCAATTTTAGAAGGTTGAAATATCAAGCTATCGTCGATAAGAAAAAATCTTGATTGAAAATCAGTTATTAATGATGAACTATTAGTCCAGAGTTATCAAATAGTTCCAAGCTATAACCAAAAAAAATCATCAGATCAAATTAAAATGACTCCAAAATTTATTTCACAAATGTTTATTAGTTTAACTTGTTCGAACAATACTTTTTTAAGAAATTTGTTTCAAGACTCACCAATTTAGAGAGCATTATGAAAAAGATTTTTATTGTTTTACTTTTAAGTCTTTTATTGACATTACATTTACAAGCTCAGTATCCAAAACGTGAATTTAGAGCTGTCTGGATTGCAAGCGTATCAAACATCGATTGGCCATCCAGTAAATATCTCTCGACCACTCAACAAAGAACTGAATTCACTTCAATGTTGGATTATCTTAAATCGTGCGGATTTAATGCGGTTATAGTTCAAATAAGACCTTCGTGTGATGCATTTTATGCTAATGCTAAGGAACCATGGTCGGAATGGTTGATGGGAACTCAAGGACAAGCTCCGATTCCTTTTTATGATCCACTACAATTTATGATTACAGAAGCTCATAAGAGAGGAATGGAATTTCATGCCTGGTTTAATCCTTATCGATCTCAGGTAAGCGCATCAAGTTCGATTCATCCAACTCATATTACACAAACTAAACCAGAATGGAATTTAAGATTTAATTCGCCATACAAAATGCTCGACCCTGGCTTACCTCAAGTGCGTGAATATGTTGTGAGTGTAATTATGGATGTTGTTCGAAGATACGATATTGATGGAGTTCACTTTGATGATTATTTCTATCCTTACGAAGGAATTCAAAATCAGGATAGTGTCTCCTGGTCTTTATATTCAGGAGGATTTACAGATAAAGGAGATTGGAGAAGAAATAATGTCAATACCCTCATAAGAATGGTTTATGACAGTATAATGTCAGTCAAACCAAAAGTAAAATTTGGAGTAAGTCCTTTTGGCATCTGGAAAAATTCAGCGGCTGGGACGAGTGGATTTGAAGCTTATTATGGAATTTATTGTGATGCTGTTACCTGGTTACAGGAAAGTAAGGTTGATTATATAATGCCTCAGATTTATTGGGCATTTGCAAGAACAGCCGCACCTTATGGTAATCTTGTTCCATGGTGGTCAACCGTTTTGAATGGAAGACATTTATATGTTGGTCACGGTGCCTATAATATGAGCAAATCAGATCCTTTCCCTGTTGGAAGTTGGCCCTCAAGTGAATTGTGTGATCAGATAAGATTTAATCGATTGTTTAATAATGTTCATGGGAGTTGTTTCTTTAGCGCAAAACATATCAAAAACAATGTAAAGAATTTTGCTGACTCATTGCGATTAAATCTTTATAAATATCCTGCTTTACCACCCGCAATGCCGTGGAAGGATTCAATACCACCTCTTCCGCCAGTTAATTTAACTGCGAATGGAAATTCGGTCAGCATTGTTCTTAGCTGGGAAAAACCTGATACTGCAATTGACGGTGAGAAACCAAGTTATTTTATTATTTACAAAGCTGTTGACACAGATTCAATTGATGTTAATGATCCAAAAAACATTTTAAAAGTTCTTCCAAATGATACAACTGTCTATTACGATGTCTTCCCTGTTCAATTCAATAAAAAGTATACTTACATTGTCACCTCCGTCGATAGACTTCATAATGAGAGCAAACCTGTTGCAAAAGTCCAATTTATTCTAACCGATGTTGCTGATATTTCTGAAAAATTTGATTATCAACTATTTCAGAATTATCCAAACCCATTTAATCCTGTCACAACGATAGAATTCAGCTTGCGTGAAAGAGCATTCACCGAATTAACAGTTTATGATCTGCTTGGCAGAGAAATCAAAAAACTCATTTCTGAAGAATTGAACAAAGGCAAGCATTCAATCGAATTTGATGGAACTGATTTACCAAGCGGAGTTTATTTTTATCGTTTAAAATCAGGTGATTTTGTTCAAACTCGAAAGATGA
Protein-coding sequences here:
- a CDS encoding aminotransferase class V-fold PLP-dependent enzyme, whose amino-acid sequence is MCCSKNLFPSDLSIQNVRNYLVGINKKVKLLDGTEKQYIYFDNAASTPTFTFIRDAVNEILEWYSGVHRGAGIKSLVATKAYDDSREIVARFVNANLENNTVIYTKNTTEAINKVANRLNLQKDDVVICSLMDHHSNDLPWRKYSTLIHSNVNEDGTLDLNDLEEKIKKYQKQLKLVAITGAANVTGLVNPIHQIAELAHKYGSKILVDAAQLIPHRKIDMKPDEDAQHIDFLVFSAHKMYAPFGTGVLIGPKSIFNEGDPDQVGGGTVDLVSETEVKWTHLPDREEAGTPNLIGAVALACAIQMLEKIGMDNVAQHEMEITEYAFKKINELEKVDLLGPKHFASFENKLGVLTFNVQEMYHSLVAAILCYEGGVGVRNGCFCAHPYVKKLLKVSKEEYELMKEKILAGDRSNLPGAVRASFGIYNTREEIDEFIEILRKIINKEYKGNYRQDRKTGSYYPENFKIDFSEYFSLI
- a CDS encoding aminotransferase class IV — protein: MKQVIDPYTNSAYKFGFGFYETMRAINKNIIFFTEHMLRLNYTLSVFDLQPLDPPEVYEKIMMQLNKKSLNDARIRITYSLQGEPTKPVVTYEILPFKPTFKDKAKIMIDFDHILLHGDEIRKYKTTNAFHYIYAFNKARTQNFDEVIFLDNEDHILEGSRTNIFLIFDDDDKKSFTIKTPATECGVLPGIAKKILIDFLKEKDIQVIETTVHKDELEKADEVFLTNSLHGIIPVKSISNLKTFSTVKTKKLKQNFEKRYFTI
- the pabB gene encoding aminodeoxychorismate synthase component I; this translates as MINKFEVSLNITPFELFSRIKPERGWMFFDSALQNVPYNRYSILVIEPSFIFSFTNNLLTKQNQSTETFETTNPIKIIKQTYYQLKKEHPALISDYEKFQIGFAGYIAYDFGMMLENVQSTKPSNTNLPDLFFGFFESVLVYDHLTTKYTVYSIREPKEFLDFIFRRFEKKKNFTSSRRKPEIKSNFSKEEYISTVKQAKEYIEAGEIYQVNLSQQFFCETDEDPIQIYSRLRETNPAQFSALICVDENQWILSSSPELLFDLVNKKVITKPIKGTIRRGKSTEEDNELKSILLNSEKDTAELTMIVDLERNDLGKVSKAGSVRVNSLKKIETYASVHHLVSEIEGELAEGKDVFDLIEAIFPGGSITGAPKKRSMEIIDELEKCKRGVYTGSIGYIDLNGNSRFNIAIRTIVYDNGKLYFNLGGGIVYDSDSEKEYEETLQKGKKIFAAILDSK
- a CDS encoding hemerythrin domain-containing protein, producing the protein MKRFEQIHYLSWDHRNTLLEAFNIQKYIDTLSDKEISQKRIETINHYEKDLLPHFRAEEECLLPRMILNQNVNSDLIRKTLDDHILIHSLFLLLKKENSDFQKIKSILKEIAKALNEHIRFEERELFEHSQAILSIDDFNEIQKEIFARYGNKYESGSCQLPEV
- the mqnC gene encoding dehypoxanthine futalosine cyclase — translated: MNTKDILQKALNGERITNDECLQLLKYNDILELGETANEIRFRHNPESYVTFVIDTNPNYTNVCEIDCTFCAFYRHRDEPDAYTYSVDEMIQKFKDAARRGVTTVLLQGGVNPDLPFDYYLELVERTRKEVPEIHPHFFSTSEIIGMSEVSGLSVREVLVKLKEAGLNTIPGGGAEILSDRVKRKISKKKGTSADWLNVMREAHLLGYKTTATMMFGHIETDEDIVIHLDSIRKLQDETGGFTAFIPWSFKPENTPLEKHIKSFASPYRYLQMIAISRIYLDNFPHIQASWFSEGKKIGQVALHFGADDFGGTLEEENVHAAANFINKSSTDEVIDLIHGAGFDAAQRDTLYNILKVYRKEEMVTQS
- the mqnE gene encoding aminofutalosine synthase MqnE, which produces MINFKDKSLIPIWEKVQSGQELTFEDGITLYNSPDLLSIGKMAHWLQREKSGEAVYFVVNQKIEPTNICVLSCKFCDFAVKKNSPEAYEMTIEAILEKLNPELLEVHITGGLHPDWEWDYYVNMVREIKKHFPRIDVKAFTAVEIDFFSKKFKKSIEEVLLELKEAGLRTLPGGGAEVFSERVRRLLFNQKIGAKRWLEIHKTAHQLGIRSNATLLYGHIETIEERVKHFLLLRDLQKETGGFLSFIPLAFQPGDTGIKPRNQFTSAIDDLKTIAVSRLMLHNFDHIKAYWVMLTEELAAVALNFGADDMDGTVGGERIAHDAGAISPMQLAKNKLIKIINDANKIPVERDIFYKPVKLHSNNIIGRVSYLNTLPFFKFLDNREYKIFPAPPRQLGFLFKDGNIDAGIVSLVDYFERENDYSFLKYGIVGNKNVKSVILYSKHPIEKLDKKSIAVTDETSTSFRLLQVLLEMRYGLDVVYVREKISAREKNLPNFDAFLTIGDDALRFMKHKIEGFDYVYDLAQLWYEWQKLPFVFAVWAFKKDIAQQKVDALNELLNDALNKFFSTETVIEEFYNSKIGLSKEEIKDYLNNIVYRLGEDELRAINIFKDLYLKLNQKNLIEEKSFN
- a CDS encoding family 10 glycosylhydrolase: MKKIFIVLLLSLLLTLHLQAQYPKREFRAVWIASVSNIDWPSSKYLSTTQQRTEFTSMLDYLKSCGFNAVIVQIRPSCDAFYANAKEPWSEWLMGTQGQAPIPFYDPLQFMITEAHKRGMEFHAWFNPYRSQVSASSSIHPTHITQTKPEWNLRFNSPYKMLDPGLPQVREYVVSVIMDVVRRYDIDGVHFDDYFYPYEGIQNQDSVSWSLYSGGFTDKGDWRRNNVNTLIRMVYDSIMSVKPKVKFGVSPFGIWKNSAAGTSGFEAYYGIYCDAVTWLQESKVDYIMPQIYWAFARTAAPYGNLVPWWSTVLNGRHLYVGHGAYNMSKSDPFPVGSWPSSELCDQIRFNRLFNNVHGSCFFSAKHIKNNVKNFADSLRLNLYKYPALPPAMPWKDSIPPLPPVNLTANGNSVSIVLSWEKPDTAIDGEKPSYFIIYKAVDTDSIDVNDPKNILKVLPNDTTVYYDVFPVQFNKKYTYIVTSVDRLHNESKPVAKVQFILTDVADISEKFDYQLFQNYPNPFNPVTTIEFSLRERAFTELTVYDLLGREIKKLISEELNKGKHSIEFDGTDLPSGVYFYRLKSGDFVQTRKMILQK